GCAATGAACAAGTGAATTTTAATGGTAAAGCTGGTTGGCATAGTTTAAAAGATATGGGTGTCATGAGTTCATCACAGCATTTAACTCGTTATAGTTATTTAGGTTACAGTGGTGTACTTAAATATTCTAATTTAGCATTATCATTAGCCTATATTGACAGCGCCTTTCCTCGTGAATCATCCCAAAAAGTGCATTTTTATAGTTTAGACAGAAAGCACGTTATTGATAACATCAAAACAGCTGGCATTGCCTATAAAGACAAAATCATCACTCTTGATTACTCATATGGTGAAGCAAAAGATTATATTAAACGTCATGCGATTGAATTGTCTTACAAACCAATGGATAAACTTATCTTAGGTTCACAAATTTACGGCAGTACAGCCCTTAAAAATCATGACAAAATGAAAGAAAACGTTCGCGATTTTGATGATTCAGCTTGGCATTATGGAGCTGATATTGAATGGAAAGAATCGAAATGGAGCGCTAAATTCGGTATTGCTTATACCGATGCTAATCGTAAAGGTGCTATTGGTTATTATGGACGCCATATAGGTAAAAACAATCGTGGACGTTATAACGGTATGGCGGCTACTGGTGCCGACTATATGCGTGATGGGGAACTAGTATTATCAAGCATATTAAGTTATGATTTCTTTAAAGATAACACCACAGGTCTATACCTAAACTATGGTGAATTTAACTATAAACATGAAACCCTAAAAAATGGAGAAATCAATGTGTTCAACCTCTGGAAACCTTCCAGTGGAACATTTAAAAATCTATCGATTCTGGCAAAATTTGGTTATGGTTGGTCTTATAAAACTTTGAGCAGTAAAGATATTACTCCAAAATTAAGAGATGGTCGTGCTCAACGTTCACCAACATTATCTGCAGAAACCGTTATTGATTATCGATTTAATTTGTTATAACAAAAGGACGAAACTATGAAAATTAAAAAATTTATTAAGCTTGTCAGCTTATCCGTAATTCTTTCCGCTTCAATTGCTCAAACGTTTGCTGCGGATGTGAATTTATATGTAACTCGCCATGGTAAAACCATGTTCAATAACGTTCACCGCGCACAAGGTTGGTCAGATACTCCATTAACCAAACCAGGAATCGAAGTTGCCGAACAACTAGGACGTGGTCTAAAAGATGTGAACTTTATTGCCGCTTACTCAAGCGATTTAGGTCGTGCACGCCAAACAGCTCGCATTGTTTTAGATTCAAAAGGTCAATCATTACCAGTTAATGAAATGGAAGCGCTTCGCGAAACATGCTTTGGTGAATATGAAGGTGACCTTGATCCAAATATGTGGGGACCTGCGGGTAAACATTTAGGTTATCCAAGCCATAAAGAATTAATGGAAGATTTTGGAAAAGGCAAAATCAGATTAAACAAAATTATGGATGCAATTGCTGCTGTTGAAAAATCAGGTGAAGCAGAAGACTACAAAAAAGTAAAAACCCGTATGCAAACTGCGTTAAAAGTAATTGCTGAATCAGCCAAAGCTAATGGTGGTGGTGATGTACTAGTGGTATCACATGGTATGGCTATCACAGCCATGGTTGAAGAATGGCTTGATACTCCAGTCAAAGGCGGATTAGGTAACGCAAGTGTTACTAAAATTCGTTATACTGACGACGGTAAATTTATTGTCGAAAGTTTAGGTGATATGAGCTATGTCGAAAAAGGTAAAGCGCTTGATAAATAAGTTTAACAAGTAGTAAATACCATAACAAAGACTCACCAAAGTGAGTCTTTTTATTTTTAATCACTATTGAGTAAAGTCACTGTTTAAAGTCTCTTTTATGAGTAATGTTGCACAAATACTGATGATTGAAGCAACGGCAACATAATACCCCACCCAAGATAAATCACCATTTGCTACCAAATAATTGGCTATAATAGGTGCAATAGACGCCCCTAAAATACCGCCAATACTGTAAGCGGCCGAAGACCCCGTATAACGTACATTTGTTGGAAAGATTTCGGGCAAAAAAGCGCCCATAGGGGCAAACACCACGCCCATTAAAAACAGATCAAGAGATAAATAGATCAAGACCAATAGTTCTGAACCACTTGTCATAAACTGCGTCATAACGGTGCCTGATAATGCGACGAATAACAAGCCAATAACAAGCACAGGTTTACGCCCATATTTATCACTTAAGCGAGCAGAAATTGGAGTCGCTATCGCCATAAAGACAATGGCAACACATAAAAAACCTAAAAAATGACCTTTAGCAATACCTAGATGTTTAGTGCCATATTGCAATAAAAATGCAGTAGTTATATAAAATAAAGTATAACAACCTACCATTGAAAATGAACCTAACGCCAAAGCTTTCCAATGATGAACAAAGATGTTAAACGCAGGGACTTTGACTTGCTGTTTGCTGCGCAATGCGTTGGCAAAAATGGGACTTTCAACCAATTTTAAACGCACATATAAACCAATAATCACCAATACTGCACTTAATAAAAACGGAATTCGCCATCCCCATTGTAAAAATTGTTCATTGGAGAGTGATAAAGTGACCAACAAAAACACACCATTAGATAATAAAAAACCAATCGATGGTCCTAACTGAGGAAACATGCCAAACAATGCTCGCTTATTTTGTGGAGCATTTTCAGTTGCCAGCAATGCTGCCCCTCCCCACTCACCACCCAGCCCTAATCCTTGTGCAAGTCTTAAAATACACAGCAAAAACGGCGCCCAAAAACCAATAGCACTATAACTCGGTAATAATCCAATCCCAGCCGTTGCCACACCCATTAATATAAGGGAAAACACCAAGGTTGACTTACGCCCTATCTTGTCACCAAAGTGCCCAAATATAATAGCGCCAATTGGACGGGCAACAAAGGCTATACCAAAAGTGGCAAAAGATTGTAACGCCTGAGCAGATGGCGAACTGTCAGGGAAAAATACCGGTCCAATAACTAAGGCAGCGGCTGTTGCATAAATATAAAAGTCATAAAACTCAATCGCTGTGCCGATAAAACTGGCTAAAGCAACACGAGACATCGAGTTAGCAGGTTTAGTGTTTGCATCCATAATCCATCCTTTCAACATTATTGTTATTCTAAAAGTCGTTAAAGACATTATAGTCAGAGTTAATACTTTTTACATATTCAATAAAAAAAGTAATAACCATATGCATAATATAAGAAGTCGCTATAATAGAATTTGTGCATCTTTACCCAATAAGGATATCTATGTTTTATTTAGACACCTATTGTTCGCCAATGGGACTAATCACACTAGCTTGTCAGCAAAATAAATTGGTTGGAGTGTGGATCGAAGGTCAAAAATATTTTGGACAAATCGTACATGATCAAAAACAGTATCAGCCTAATTTACCCATATTTAATATGACTAAACGGTGGCTTGATGACTACTTTAATGGTAAAAAACCGACTATTGAAACACTACCCTTAGCGCCACAGGGTACTCCTTTTCGACATTTAGTTTGGGATATTTTATGCCAAATTCCTTATGGTCAAGTGATTACCTATGGCGACATCGCAAAACAGATCATGCAAAAAACCAATACCGCAAGCATGTCTAGCCAAGCTGTTGGTGGAGCAGTAGGTCATAATCCAATATCAATCATCATTCCGTGTCATCGGGTAATTGGGGCTAAAGGTAATTTGACTGGGTATGCAGGCGGAATTGATAAAAAAATTGCCTTACTTAAATTGGAAAATATAGATACTTCTCAATTTTTTATTCCAACAAGAGGAACCGCACTTTAACTAATTAAAAAGATTAGTCTGAACTATTTTACTAACATAAGATAATCAATCAGATTAACTAAAATTGCTGCAAACATGCATTATTGCTGATTAAATATTTAAAGATATAAATAAATTATTAGATATTTACAATTGCTTAAGATTCGACTTAAGTTGGTATTGTCAACAATTAACATCCATCAATAAATGATATAAAACATAGTAATCAGTAGAATAAAAGAGATGATTATAGCTTAGGCTATCACCATCAGCATTTAACGTTTGAATTTAACTGTACAAAACCACTTAAGACATTATACTGTGACATAGTTAAAAAATAGAATAATCAATAAATAAACCAATAAAATGAGAAATTTGCTAATTAGCTTATTATTAATAATATCTTTCCCTGCATTAAGTTCTATTTATGCTTATAAAGGTTACATTGCCGACAACCCAATTATGTTATATTTAGAATCCTCATTAAATGAGATTAATAAAAATCAGGTTAATAAAGGTTTTTGGGTCTATCAAAATGATCCTGAACAACAACTTAATGTTTTATCTGCTGAATGTGAATTTATTCGCTCATGTACTGAGGACGATCATCCTACCAGTTTAGTTTTGTATGATAATCAAGATATCTATCTTGATAATATTTTGCATAAAATAAAAGTTAAAAATTCAAGTCACTATTTTAAATTTATTAACATACACATTGAACAAGCTGACGACCAAAAATTTTTGCCTGAAACATTAAATGGTTATTGGTTCGATGGAAAAAATAATCAACAATACTCCGTAGTATTGCAAAAACAATTTGTAATCAATGACCAACCCAATACTGAATTTAATCAGATTGAGTTATTACAATTAGAATCTCTAGACAAGCTCTATTTTACGGCCGTTTTGTCGAAGCAGAAAAACGATAAAATTAAGTTAGTTGGTATTAATGTTTACAATAAAAAAAATCATAAACTACTGCAACTTATACAAAATTTAAATTACAGTTACAACAAATTTAACAGTATTATCATGCAAGATATTAACTTTGACGGTGAACCTGATTTAGCCATTAAAAAGTATCATTTTAATGCCAGATTGGGCGATAACTATGACTATTATCTCAATGACAACGGTAAGTTTAAAGCGACAAACTTGTGGGGAAGTAACATCTATTTCAACAATAAAGACAAATCAGCAACTGGCACAAAAAGATGTTATGATAATGACGAAAATGAGCAAAAAATTATGATCCAAATTAATAGTGTTTATCACTATAGGAATAAACACTATATTCATAAAAAAAATCAATGCCAGACACATTATTTTAGTACTAACGTAATCCGTCAATGTACCGAAAATGAATACAATGCCTGCTTATTAAAACGAAATAATATCATTTTTGAAAATCCACACTATATAGGCGAAGACAATATATATCACAAGAATATGGCTTGGGATAGAGGTAAATTAGTTGATG
The sequence above is drawn from the Gilliamella apicola genome and encodes:
- a CDS encoding OprD family outer membrane porin yields the protein MKIKYLTLALLSINSYAVFASESSHHYEPKALSDESFFKDSKFDFLTRNHWKYLKENASQPKEVHSAWGQAFTLDYKSGYLFDTLGFDFTYDNVIKLGASDYFATRNLLYNVGKQPNKHNAHGFNKFTQRYAKIKLGNEQVNFNGKAGWHSLKDMGVMSSSQHLTRYSYLGYSGVLKYSNLALSLAYIDSAFPRESSQKVHFYSLDRKHVIDNIKTAGIAYKDKIITLDYSYGEAKDYIKRHAIELSYKPMDKLILGSQIYGSTALKNHDKMKENVRDFDDSAWHYGADIEWKESKWSAKFGIAYTDANRKGAIGYYGRHIGKNNRGRYNGMAATGADYMRDGELVLSSILSYDFFKDNTTGLYLNYGEFNYKHETLKNGEINVFNLWKPSSGTFKNLSILAKFGYGWSYKTLSSKDITPKLRDGRAQRSPTLSAETVIDYRFNLL
- a CDS encoding histidine phosphatase family protein — its product is MKIKKFIKLVSLSVILSASIAQTFAADVNLYVTRHGKTMFNNVHRAQGWSDTPLTKPGIEVAEQLGRGLKDVNFIAAYSSDLGRARQTARIVLDSKGQSLPVNEMEALRETCFGEYEGDLDPNMWGPAGKHLGYPSHKELMEDFGKGKIRLNKIMDAIAAVEKSGEAEDYKKVKTRMQTALKVIAESAKANGGGDVLVVSHGMAITAMVEEWLDTPVKGGLGNASVTKIRYTDDGKFIVESLGDMSYVEKGKALDK
- a CDS encoding MFS transporter; translation: MDANTKPANSMSRVALASFIGTAIEFYDFYIYATAAALVIGPVFFPDSSPSAQALQSFATFGIAFVARPIGAIIFGHFGDKIGRKSTLVFSLILMGVATAGIGLLPSYSAIGFWAPFLLCILRLAQGLGLGGEWGGAALLATENAPQNKRALFGMFPQLGPSIGFLLSNGVFLLVTLSLSNEQFLQWGWRIPFLLSAVLVIIGLYVRLKLVESPIFANALRSKQQVKVPAFNIFVHHWKALALGSFSMVGCYTLFYITTAFLLQYGTKHLGIAKGHFLGFLCVAIVFMAIATPISARLSDKYGRKPVLVIGLLFVALSGTVMTQFMTSGSELLVLIYLSLDLFLMGVVFAPMGAFLPEIFPTNVRYTGSSAAYSIGGILGASIAPIIANYLVANGDLSWVGYYVAVASIISICATLLIKETLNSDFTQ
- a CDS encoding methylated-DNA--[protein]-cysteine S-methyltransferase, with the protein product MFYLDTYCSPMGLITLACQQNKLVGVWIEGQKYFGQIVHDQKQYQPNLPIFNMTKRWLDDYFNGKKPTIETLPLAPQGTPFRHLVWDILCQIPYGQVITYGDIAKQIMQKTNTASMSSQAVGGAVGHNPISIIIPCHRVIGAKGNLTGYAGGIDKKIALLKLENIDTSQFFIPTRGTAL